A window of Saccharomyces paradoxus chromosome XI, complete sequence contains these coding sequences:
- the YKT6 gene encoding palmitoyltransferase YKT6 (Vesicle membrane protein (v-SNARE) with acyltransferase activity~similar to YKL196C), with amino-acid sequence MRIYYIGVFRSGGEKALELSEVKDLSQFGFFERSSVGQFMTFFAETVASRTGAGQRQSIEEGNYIGHVYARSEGICGVLITDKEYPVRPAYTLLNKILDEYLVAHPKEEWADVTETNDALKMKQLDTYISKYQDPSQADAIMKVQQELDETKIVLHKTIENVLQRGEKLDNLVDKSESLTASSKMFYKQAKKSNSCCIIM; translated from the coding sequence ATGAGAATCTACTACATTGGTGTATTTCGCTCTGGCGGAGAAAAAGCTCTAGAGTTGAGTGAAGTTAAAGACTTGTCACAATTTGGTTTCTTTGAAAGGTCTAGTGTTGGCCAATTTATGACTTTTTTTGCCGAGACAGTCGCTTCTAGAACTGGTGCTGGACAAAGACAAAGTATAGAAGAAGGTAACTATATCGGCCACGTCTATGCCAGGAGTGAGGGCATATGTGGTGTTTTGATCACTGACAAAGAATACCCTGTCAGACCAGCATACACACTATTAAATAAGATATTGGATGAATATTTGGTTGCACATCCTAAGGAAGAGTGGGCAGACGTGACTGAGACCAATGATGCgttaaaaatgaaacaattGGACACATATATTAGCAAATATCAAGATCCTTCACAAGCAGATGCTATCATGAAAGTTCAACAAGAACTGgatgaaacaaaaattgtTTTGCACAAGACCATTGAAAATGTTTTACAAAGAGGTGAAAAGCTGGACAATCTGGTAGACAAATCAGAATCTTTGACGGCGAGTTCCAAAATGTTCTATAAGCAAGCTAAAAAATCCAATTCATGTTGCATCATCATGTAA
- the MIA40 gene encoding Mia40p (Mitochondrial oxidoreductase~similar to YKL195W) has product MLRNLVVRNACRNRPSIQVARGLCRHQTRRLMASSPQFGRNSNQEKTAGFIMGILSMAGALYFIAPNRKPLFASRKVESDKTAEEELSSGGEQSPENGNDNDSNNDEIEAGAQLGGDKIGASKVAEDGELVVLAEEDDKSSGDKETDESQVNVPSEDGEQSNEGNDASEEEKDKNASAESSEENTNDRALNNGTESSEENDFKHPDDKKLQQKQSDDRATTQEDNGEDKSAEQNPSDSEKLTKQTESSDEDKEELRKQEEKQMGPTEEEVQHEGAYNPDTGEINWDCPCLGGMAHGPCGEEFKSAFSCFVYSEAEPKGIDCVEKFQHMQDCFRKHPEHYAEQLKETSDDEESQDKAKTNTIESAPNVSSAKENAAKKAEQSDVKKEPLNEESKS; this is encoded by the coding sequence ATGCTTCGCAACTTAGTCGTCAGGAATGCGTGCAGAAACAGACCGTCAATTCAAGTGGCAAGGGGGCTATGCCGACACCAAACAAGACGTCTCATGGCTTCGTCCCCCCAGTTTGGCAGGAATTccaatcaagaaaagacaGCGGGCTTCATAATGGGGATTCTTTCTATGGCTGGTGCCTTATATTTCATTGCTCCTAACAGGAAGCCTCTTTTCGCCTCAAGAAAGGTAGAATCCGATAAGACCGCGGAAGAAGAGCTTTCGAGTGGTGGTGAGCAATCAccagaaaatggaaatgacAATGACAGTAATAacgatgaaattgaagctGGGGCTCAATTAGGCGGTGATAAGATTGGTGCTTCAAAAGTAGCCGAAGATGGTGAATTGGTTGTTCTAGCAGAGGAAGATGACAAATCTTCCGGAGATAAGGAAACTGATGAATCGCAGGTTAACGTGCCATCGGAAGATGGTGAGCAATCCAATGAAGGGAATGACGCTtccgaagaagaaaaggacaAAAATGCAAGTGCTGAGAGTTCGGAAGAAAACACTAATGACAGAGCACTGAACAACGGTACTGAAtcttctgaagaaaatgatttcAAACATCcagatgataaaaaattgcaaCAGAAACAATCCGATGACAGAGCAACTACTCAAGAGGATAATGGAGAAGACAAATCTGCTGAACAAAATCCAAGTGATTCGGAGAAATTGACTAAGCAAACTGAATCTAGTGATgaagacaaagaagaactaagaaaacaagaagaaaaacaaatgGGTCCTACAGAAGAGGAGGTTCAACACGAGGGTGCTTATAACCCAGATACTGGTGAGATTAATTGGGACTGCCCCTGTTTGGGAGGTATGGCTCATGGTCCTTGCGGtgaagaattcaaatctGCATTTTCGTGCTTTGTCTATTCCGAAGCTGAACCAAAAGGCATTGACTGTGTTGAAAAGTTTCAACATATGCAAGACTGTTTCAGAAAACACCCCGAGCATTATGCAGAACAACTAAAGGAAACATCTGACGATGAGGAATCTCAAGATAAAGCAAAGACCAACACAATAGAATCAGCACCAAATGTGTCAAGCGCAAAGGAAAATGCTGCAAAAAAAGCAGAGCAATCAGatgtgaaaaaagaacCATTGAATGAGGAATCCAAATCTTAA